Genomic DNA from Candidatus Binataceae bacterium:
TGACATCGCGGTCGCTTCCGGTGCCGACGGCGTCCATCTGCCGGTCGCATCAATCGGCGCGAGTGCTGCGCGCAAGCTCCTAGGCAATCATCGCCTCGTGGGAGTTTCCACGCATTCTGCACCCGACCTGATGGCGGCCTCGCGCGAAGGGCAGGCCGACTTTGCGGTGTTCGGCCCCGTGTACCAGCCGTTGTCCAAAGGATCGTACGGTGCGGTCCAGGGCGCCGCGGCCCTGTTTCAGGCCTGCGAAGCAGGTTCGCTTCCGGTCTTCGCCCTGGGGGGTATAACCCCCGCGCGGGTCGCCGAGCTCTACGCCAACCCGGAGAGCGTGAATCTTGCCGGGGTCGCGGCCATCGGCTCGATCATCGGGGCAGACTCGCCCCGTCAAGCGATGCGCGCGATGCTGGAAGCCCTCAAGGTTGCGCCGAGTTCGTGACCTCGTGCACCGCTGCGATCAGATCGCCAGAGCGTGGCAGCTGCCGGTAATATGGCGAGGTAAAAACCCACCGCACCTTGCCGGTGTGATCGAGCACAAAAAAAGCCGGAATGGCGTTGTCGGGCTCACCGTTGCGGTGATGCTGGACCAGCCCGAGCGGTCCCAGGACGGTTTCGTGCTCATCGCTAAGGAGCGGCACGTCGGAATGCAAAAAGCCGGACAGCATTTTTGAGCGATCGATTGGATCCGCGCTCAGCGCGATTAGCGCCACGCCGTTTTTCCGCAGTTGTGGCAGCACCGAATTCAGATCCGCGATTTCGTGGCGGGCAAACGCACAGTAGTCACCGCGATAGACGTACACCAGGGTAGCCCTCGACCCTTGGGTCGCAGGACCCTGGTGGATGACACCGTGCTGGTCGGGAAGCGCAAATGCCGGGAACCTGCCGCCGACCCCGACCGCCAGATGAAACGGCGGATTCAGGGTGCCACGCAAGGTGTAACTTATGAATCGCCCGCCGCCGACTCCGATCGCCGCGCTCGCGAAGATCGCCAGCAGCGAGAAACCGAGCTTTGCGTGGGGCGACCACAGCCGCAGGGCCTCTCGCACGCCGGCCAGCGCGATTACCAGGGCCGCGGCGATCAGACCATACGATGGCCAGGGGATGCGTTCGTGAATGCCGAGAGACTCGGACGACCAGAAGTTGAGCAACACCCATTCGTAAGTTCCGAAGCCGATCGCTGTGAGCGCGAGCGCAGCCAGAGCGCGCAACGGTTGGAAGGGCGGGGTGACCCAGACGACTTCTTCGGGCGCGGGTTCCGACGCTGGTTGCGGGGCGGGAACGATTGTGGCGGCGGGCTCTTGGTCGGCGCGCATCAGGCTGGAATGAGTTCTTTGAGCTCGGCAACCGTCGCGAATTCGATTCCCGCGTGCCTCCACTTATGCCGAATGGCATCGGCATCGTCGCCGATATCGGCTATCGCGTCGCTCACGATCGTGAGCTTTGGGCCAAGCTGGGTGAGACCCTCCACCGCATGAGCGACGCAGATTTCCGTGTACACGCCGTAGAGCACTACGTCGCGAAACGGCTCCAGCAACATCCGCAGGATCGCGCGCGCGTGCCGGTTGCCAATAAACACGTCGAACTCCTGTTTCTCGAACACGATTTCCCCCTGGTGACTCAGCGCGGTCTCGATCTCTTTGGGGCTGAGCGGATGGTTGGGGATATAGAGCGGATGGAGCGGCTCGGTCTCGGCGATTTTTTTCTGTCCCTCGCTGCCGTCCATGCAGTGATCGTCGTGCTTGCCGCCGTTGCGTTTGAGTTCCGGGTCGTTGGGAAAATGGCGATCCACGGAGCACACGATGCGGATGCGATTGTCCCGCGCCATCGTGGTAAGCGCTGCAAGTGCCGGGATGATCCGCTCCGCGCCGGAGACGTACAGCGTGCCGCCCGGGAGTAGGAAATCGCGCTGCGTGTCAACGTCGTAGAATATTGTAGATTCCGGTTGCACGATCGGAATTCGGTCCGCGCCTCTCTTCAGTGTATTCCGATTCGTGCGT
This window encodes:
- a CDS encoding thiamine phosphate synthase, giving the protein MSGTRRVSFRLYLITDRRAVKSASLLDACEAVLQIAADLAPPGSVALQLREKDLDAREVYALACRLREMTTRLGAPLFINERVDIAVASGADGVHLPVASIGASAARKLLGNHRLVGVSTHSAPDLMAASREGQADFAVFGPVYQPLSKGSYGAVQGAAALFQACEAGSLPVFALGGITPARVAELYANPESVNLAGVAAIGSIIGADSPRQAMRAMLEALKVAPSS
- a CDS encoding redoxin domain-containing protein; translation: MRADQEPAATIVPAPQPASEPAPEEVVWVTPPFQPLRALAALALTAIGFGTYEWVLLNFWSSESLGIHERIPWPSYGLIAAALVIALAGVREALRLWSPHAKLGFSLLAIFASAAIGVGGGRFISYTLRGTLNPPFHLAVGVGGRFPAFALPDQHGVIHQGPATQGSRATLVYVYRGDYCAFARHEIADLNSVLPQLRKNGVALIALSADPIDRSKMLSGFLHSDVPLLSDEHETVLGPLGLVQHHRNGEPDNAIPAFFVLDHTGKVRWVFTSPYYRQLPRSGDLIAAVHEVTNSAQP
- a CDS encoding isochorismatase family cysteine hydrolase, whose protein sequence is MQPESTIFYDVDTQRDFLLPGGTLYVSGAERIIPALAALTTMARDNRIRIVCSVDRHFPNDPELKRNGGKHDDHCMDGSEGQKKIAETEPLHPLYIPNHPLSPKEIETALSHQGEIVFEKQEFDVFIGNRHARAILRMLLEPFRDVVLYGVYTEICVAHAVEGLTQLGPKLTIVSDAIADIGDDADAIRHKWRHAGIEFATVAELKELIPA